One genomic window of Cellulophaga sp. Hel_I_12 includes the following:
- a CDS encoding helix-turn-helix domain-containing protein: MEAATKSNHIGRKISRIRELRGMKQETLAEELGISQQAVSKIEQSEKIENDKLEQIATILGVTKEGIENFSDEAVLNIIGNTYHVDNSSAVNYGCTFNPLDKLLEAHEDNKKLYERLLQAEQEKIEYLEKLMKGK, from the coding sequence ATGGAAGCAGCAACAAAATCAAACCATATCGGTAGAAAAATAAGCCGTATTAGAGAGCTTAGGGGGATGAAACAAGAAACCTTAGCCGAAGAATTAGGTATTAGCCAACAGGCTGTTTCTAAAATTGAACAATCTGAAAAGATTGAAAATGACAAATTGGAACAGATTGCAACTATTCTTGGGGTAACAAAAGAAGGAATTGAGAATTTTTCTGACGAGGCTGTTTTAAATATAATCGGGAACACCTATCACGTTGACAATTCATCGGCAGTTAATTATGGCTGTACATTCAATCCACTCGATAAGCTTTTAGAAGCCCATGAAGACAATAAAAAACTTTACGAGCGATTGCTTCAAGCTGAACAAGAAAAAATTGAGTATTTAGAAAAACTCATGAAAGGGAAATAA